The Notoacmeibacter ruber DNA segment CAAAGTGATTGCGGTCATTGTTGATCATGCGCAGGACGTCGCGCTGCAAGTGACCCTTGCGCTGCAGGCGGGCGTAGAGATGCTCGGTATAGGCGGGGACACGTTCCGATTTGCGGGCATTGACGATCTCGATACCCGGTCGGTCCAGATTGATCCCGTTCTGCTTCGCCGTCTCCTCGATGCGGTCTTCGCGGCCGAGTAGGATGGCGGTGCCCAGCTTCTGGTTGGCATAGGAGATCGCCGCACGTATCACCTGTTCCTCCTCGCCCTCGGCGAAGACGACGCGCTTCGGCTGGCGGCGTACCCTGTCGTAGATGCGCTGCAGGGTCGAGGCGATCGGGTCGCGGCGTCCGGCCAGGTGCTGGGTGTACTTTTCCAGGTCGACGATCGGTTTACGGGCAACGCCGCTATCCATGGCAGCCTGGGCAACCGCCATGGGAATGGAAGAGATGAGGCGCGGATCGAAGGGCACCGGAATGATGTAGTTGCGGCCGAAGCGGGGTCGCGTGCCGCGATAGGCTGCGGCAACGTCGTCGGGCACGTCCTCGCGCGCCAGCTCAGCCAGCGCCTGAGCGGCGGCGATCTTCATGGCATCGTTGATCGTGCTGGCCCGCACATCCAATGCGCCGCGGAAGATGTAGGGAAAACCGAGAACATTATTGACCTGGTTCGGATAATCCGAGCGTCCGGTGGCCATGACCGCATCGCTGCGGATGCGAAGAACCTCTTCAGGCGTGATCTCCGGATCGGGGTTCGCCATCGCGAAGATGATCGGCTGTTCGGCCATCGACGCGATCATTTTTTCGGTAAAGGCCCCCTTCACCGAAAGGCCGAACACGGCGTCGGCGCCTTCCATCGCCTCTTCGAGCGTGCGCCGGTCGGTCTCGACGGCGTGGGCGCTTTTCCACTGGTTCATGCCGTGGTCGCGGCCCTTGTAGATTACGCCCTTGGTGTCGCACATGATGACGTTTTCGGGCGTGAAGCCCATCGCCTTGACCAGTTCGACGCAGGCGATGGCGGCGGCGCCGGCACCGTTCACGACGAGACGGGCATCCTCCATCTTGCGGCCGGTCAGATGAAGCGCGTTGATGAGGCCTGCCGCGGCGATGATGGCCGTGCCGTGCTGATCATCGTGAAAGACCGGAATATCCATCAATTCGCGCAAGCGCTGCTCGATGATGAAGCAATCGGGCGCCTTGATGTCTTCCAGATTGATGCCTCCGAAGGAGGGGCCGAGATGTCGCACGCAATTGATGAACTCGTCGACATCTTCGGTGTCGACCTCGAGATCGATGGAATCGACATCGGCGAAGCGCTTGAAGAGGACGGCCTTGCCTTCCATGACCGGCTTCGATGCGAGGGCGCCGAGATTGCCGAGTCCCAGAATGGCGGTGCCGTTCGTGATGACGGCGACCATATTGCCGCGCGAGGTATAGTCGAAGGCGCGGTCGGGCGTTTCGGCAATGGCTTTGACGGGAACAGCCACGCCGGGAGAGTAGGCTAGGGAGAGGTCACGCTGGGTGGCCATCGGCTTGATGGGCGCGATCTCGAGCTTGCCCGGTCGCGGCGAGGCGTGGAAATCCAGAGCCTCCTCTTCAGTGATCGATGGTCCGTCTTCTCCGCTCGGCTTTGCCATGTGTCCTCCCCAGCTCTTATTCGTTTGCGTCCGCCCGATCTCTGGACATGCAAATCCATGACCGGCATAGGTGTCCTCCACCGTCGGCTTTCGACCCAACGGCGGGAAAGAGTGTTACCCCCTTATGGCAGAACCGCAACCGACCATCCCCCTAAATGAGTTGATCTCCGCGGACAGCCGGGCCAGCGCTACTCCGATGATCGAACAGTTCATCGAGATCAAGGCCGCGAATGCGGATAGTCTGCTTTTCTATCGGATGGGAGACTTTTACGAACTGTTTTTTACAGATGCCGAAGTGGCGGCGAGAACGCTCGGCATCACCCTCACCAAGCGGGGCCAGCACCTTGGCCGGGATATTCCCATGGCGGGCGTGCCGGTTCATGCCGCGAACGACTATCTGCAAAAGCTGATTGCCGCGGGACATCGTGTGGCG contains these protein-coding regions:
- a CDS encoding NADP-dependent malic enzyme yields the protein MAKPSGEDGPSITEEEALDFHASPRPGKLEIAPIKPMATQRDLSLAYSPGVAVPVKAIAETPDRAFDYTSRGNMVAVITNGTAILGLGNLGALASKPVMEGKAVLFKRFADVDSIDLEVDTEDVDEFINCVRHLGPSFGGINLEDIKAPDCFIIEQRLRELMDIPVFHDDQHGTAIIAAAGLINALHLTGRKMEDARLVVNGAGAAAIACVELVKAMGFTPENVIMCDTKGVIYKGRDHGMNQWKSAHAVETDRRTLEEAMEGADAVFGLSVKGAFTEKMIASMAEQPIIFAMANPDPEITPEEVLRIRSDAVMATGRSDYPNQVNNVLGFPYIFRGALDVRASTINDAMKIAAAQALAELAREDVPDDVAAAYRGTRPRFGRNYIIPVPFDPRLISSIPMAVAQAAMDSGVARKPIVDLEKYTQHLAGRRDPIASTLQRIYDRVRRQPKRVVFAEGEEEQVIRAAISYANQKLGTAILLGREDRIEETAKQNGINLDRPGIEIVNARKSERVPAYTEHLYARLQRKGHLQRDVLRMINNDRNHFAASMVALGDADGMVSGVTRNYSTVLDDVRRVIDTMPGHRMIGVSIALCRGRTVLIADTAVHEMPDAEALADIAEEAAGIARRFGYEPHVAMLAYSTFGQPPGERSDKVQQAVKVLERRGVDFEFDGEMAADVALNADLMEQYPFTRLSRPANVLVMPAFHSASIATKMLQELGGCTVIGPLLVGLEKSVQVVSLGAKDSDIVNMAAIAAYNATN